A window of the Plasmodium vivax chromosome 12, whole genome shotgun sequence genome harbors these coding sequences:
- a CDS encoding hypothetical protein, conserved (encoded by transcript PVX_118350A), whose protein sequence is MHICVRTNWLSPQDALLMAHLDRMRMPQFERLKRFQWARTKSQFSSAKSALSSENLKKIKDLRKITNLSVGICKNILNKNEYNIERSVNYIFQNFNKSYEKEAKLTEGYYCLSSRGNCTAIAELNSYNDLVAENIHFKELLINLCNKLIGDNVTRKVGQINLDEEMLSHYLPLFYDENKMDVDKLLNRVEFKDIFKHIYFNRTIGQLINYTSYILNDHIFLSKYLLLNLDHLKSCHLNVHIIRKSYHHKETKIDNFVLCKGFSFSFLFIKSDEVIPERVELILEKFASLVCVNILIYKSKRCSSANQFDIRGCFYVNHVGRSANELGQNGGNASSQRGSQMGSTKGNAMKREGAAHEESGADEHDDFLQKKVQSFCILREYIEKMDHKLLKSIPKGDVTFSEMIKLMEEEFKMKIFVKIVYSVLNEDMLIL, encoded by the coding sequence atgcacatatgtgtacGCACCAACTGGTTATCCCCCCAAGACGCACTGCTTATGGCACACCTCGACAGGATGAGGATGCCCCAGTTTGAACGCCTAAAGCGCTTCCAATGGGCGAGAACAAAAAGCCAGTTCAGCAGCGCCAAATCGGCGCTATCGAGTGAAAatctgaaaaaaataaaagaccTCCGAAAAATCACAAACTTGTCGGTAGgcatatgtaaaaatattctgaACAAAAATGAGTATAACATTGAGAGAAgtgttaattatatttttcaaaattttaataaaagttACGAAAAAGAGGCGAAGTTAACAGAAGGGTACTACTGCTTATCGTCCAGGGGAAACTGCACAGCGATAGCAGAGCTGAACAGCTACAACGACTTAGTAGCGGagaatatacattttaaagagCTGTTAATTAACTTGTGTAACAAATTAATTGGAGATAATGTAACTAGAAAAGTAGGGCAGATAAATTTGGACGAAGAAATGCTGTCTCATTATTTGCCCCTTTTCTATgatgaaaacaaaatggacgttGACAAATTGCTAAACCGTGTGGAAtttaaagatatttttaagcatatatattttaacagGACCATAGGGCAGCTTATCAACTACACAtcgtacattttaaatgaccatatttttttaagcaaataTTTGCTCCTTAATTTAGACCATCTGAAGAGTTGTCACCTAAATGTGCACATCATTAGAAAGAGCTATCATCATAAAGAAACCAAAATTGACAACTTTGTTTTATGCAaaggtttttccttttcatttttgtttattaaatCTGATGAAGTTATCCCAGAAAGGGTTGAACTGATCTTAGAAAAATTCGCTTCACTTGTATGTGTGAACATATTGATATATAAATCGAAGCGATGTTCCAGCGCAAACCAGTTTGACATTCGTGGCTGCTTCTATGTCAATCACGTTGGGCGTTCCGCTAATGAGTtggggcaaaatggaggtaaCGCTTCTTCGCAGAGGGGCAGCCAAATGGGCAGCACGAAAGGGAATGCTATGAAGCGAGAAGGAGCTGCCCATGAAGAGAGTGGCGCCGACGAGCACGACGACtttctgcaaaaaaaggtgcaatCGTTCTGCATACTACGTGAGTacatagaaaaaatggatcACAAACTGTTAAAAAGTATTCCAAAAGGAGATGTAACATTTTCAGAAATGATTAAACTTATGGAGGAAGAATTCAAGATGaaaatttttgtgaaaattgtGTACTCTGTGCTTAATGAGGACATGCTCATTTTGTAA
- a CDS encoding hypothetical protein, conserved (encoded by transcript PVX_118345A), which produces MEYNKYYEKKKMEKFLCFKHTYEYNEDDRKNFGIEYLNPEFLHDELTRLNIFTIIKNEIINVLSVIKKHEYNKNLDSSIVDALFILYNSISNLTNSLKEEIDIHEFNNKLDIYHIAPFLNIIRNNNIFYKIKLNALHSLDHILKYNSGYFNEKTYDENISQKQESYISIDNDHDVRNNQNGHLNKKALNDAHENGHLKVGEEKHDDGEVLSSKMSEKIPKKKKYHFFSKNYKLTKKFPHKKEENPDFLINKGNNIINVSIETLLCAPINYNNINHEEIILYDTIILFNNILCNAIKVVDRKNIIKIICYIFKIYKNNKYSLLFKGNCESILKNIFYIVMNNLTSSAGSASMSSVISAAANAPSNVSTNEPSDRYANHASSACINQSSNACANQSSNACANAAGLPDDDFIHDLLTIILILMNSNKNKFVEDLLKTKECIALYNDLFENEISNDNMECINVLSFRLLNILLETCGYALINKNFDALSHIIRSLFLHITSSSYILMCRSMRTYINIFILYKKHFCIYNEVFINILLSILKKSSSKNVTETALLTLSYFCLENVLFEIYYNHDVNLYASDLLENFIKAVLDLCINFIHNTTIINEVIFKMVKNILHIIIPCLGTCATSSAVSSNRSGSNVLNDPNSRMGDIGGYTNQLISEFRNDLYADIFGYVIHSGKIELLRGTSGSRNWREKFHEKRKIQKKKKKHLLKDESGGNKSSTALDSSNESSKGKKKKDEVIQPNDGKKNPAKHGEGTENAPEKQEPKKSNMNELYSLNFLTSSKDKRYVLLCSILLFEHVKESIKVDYIKNKEHLMRKKKIRKEILKKSATIFNTLKNKSIDELIKMKMIQTVDTLSQVDRNDSILDSLMADKHEQLIVHSNQSYDEKSHASREMDADKFNSDKAHGKPHLAASKNSDDGASPKSHNPSDVRSAEKGPNSGRSNVHSAIDQFNGDLIKDAAEQFVEDHTGEAPLGSSCPSGGRDNSNVRDEKRETHSHVELSGGENANVSTRGGAGYDANAGETQTAEVHSDDVHPRNGENGVEAESGKQRRPSDANRADVAHTENSGSQSVTKRNSVVSIAQRNLMEDPHFLKSIAKFLRYNPFLDKEFVGEYISHRKNINILKSYVRLFDFCNLSLLSSLRLFLHCFKLPGEAQLIERILEHFSLCFFYSNPICGDLDRVYRQEGDKVDCLLKDEELANTKRYILIDFLNDSSHEGVGNSNRSNNQPGESGELKETDGDAPRERKRGSPEKKKKKKKNTSKRSNVQEKINLKKDVDMHDYIHRNVHSISKKIQLMSEEEVQKKYVIVENSDVIFILTYSIIMLNTDLHNNQVKNKMKLEEFIKNNRGINNGKNVDRIYLENLYNCILHEEIKLFSNTQSSYTNDNQYWKLLEKRKEQYKNYHSFKAKEVYFYKFDINKLLIKNNFIPIFFEIFKRTSDYNLTENCLSIFKMAITNFAYYHDVENINKLCYIFRYINFYLTQKSQSLLYLLFHLIKRCHNLFRDGWVIYINVLCKLITIDLVPIFFYPHMYINNTQFNNDKDFLHRMYKKGNCVETYNINKSITEIYQHPFLIFKKNIKKMNKSKWIDEFSSMFFSRHSNNENSNLSIIFRESYSEKLDEDKKKKKKKDKTQEHAHREKSISTISAEMKQMDEENEDDDDEHNDDEEEEEDNDEDNLNHIYVHIKVDPKNVDNSSIIDNVTIYKRLKLDIYNFFTINDFYNNMITNLNITSFVYLIKILMIKCSVTKHSEQHYANQGSRTDLHNSSLKMQIMANHNYMTNDKSAGIHNAQESINDSNPVLINADNSFDLFYNTKEKLLTSQMLFHIMYFKINYTYVLYSMICRMGRRTATKIFKEGAAQQKCGKMSSPINLPVEESLRGHTHRSAAKNEDDEKKKKNRYDLTLNNIYDTDNSTNVTSSDSEFSDISSDSFFIRKNDLTAEESGTHGDGAEQLKGDSQEERGEPRKHKDEFDKIYSYAVDDDGGSEDACEDACDEASSGDSSDSSCDERNNVQADCEPHTAKMHTANPHTANTHSASEMLLEGPNPRSNPSKGSLTDKGKGLLMDKIKINLYTKTYIMHLKITVMTSIFVSIYNSIFKDYQMEDIKFVAEEDIANDLNLSYQIYEENFENIDKKLHYKEEKVAINDIEKNIFLIKIPKTDAEEDWLFIEQLIMSIINFSYICFSIYKDDKQKMSKRGASKSSSVHIFADSNYAQLREKNSKFFFLCGIYLMYILQFLKKNILYRFIDKIIYMLEKISKNVYVNSCIINIYLHMLQLITPNNILYKNTNNTNISLNDKDIYIYIEKATIYTESINNIINNNNVLLKLNNFNIENIILSLLPYLLYFNNKKEEINAHIASINSECLHIISNIYYKSTYMYMNNSKRTNKGEETEGSCQNENYNSSLCKKYKDNIAFENIIELKKMYIFLLICFVLSLACSFSSKRTRSEAYIKLQQFLFNENYIFKKVKRPSGDNSASGTNNKSEKNSKQDKYVYRDEKLIDLISNFIILPLITYNYYFPFICKSAHGGESVEKGGRSGPKSGASSGAKSESNGESNGEANREPNGESSESQRGQQEQRNAAAHAKSNYCKEALLNFNLHNKRNNDISDKMWKQNEYENCGCIVNYKNIETVDQDLNVLTNLFNYANDYYIHTMLHKQYNYYFSYLYAKKMLSYDNVCYRKSMSISFVSHIILSFLHSLLNFAGDGCEHSDEGKKGLHNDHCQPSEGQNDSASPNDCKEPNDVNLYDLLCLNHDKSCNKIVTKTACENNCIFYFLKHFYHALLTIKEEAKKILNIYKETFIENIKNIIYVSSSYAFCLKDHHVNCFRHIKNGYSFLNEEEKKLLKPYNLEAAEKAENLPECDQEVFKNISKLQVNVRISIVIVYYILYTDNNQNEQFKNIFEELLNVLLTKYSVKSEAPDGGADPSAKEKTAGDQTDQQPENLPNGPEKSEENAGTAEPDKKEEPSDQRPEKGNGDANLQENQQANQQTTPQTNLQTSEQNEEAKK; this is translated from the exons ATGGAGTACAACAAatattacgaaaaaaaaaaaatggagaaatttCTATGCTTCAAACACACGTATGAATACAATGAGGACGATAGAAAAAACTTCGGAATAGAATACCTAAACCCCGAATTTCTACATGACGAATTGACAAGATTAAACATTTTCAccatcataaaaaatgaaataataaacgTACTGTCGGTTATTAAAAAGCAtgagtataataaaaatttagacTCCAGCATCGTAGACGCACTGTTCATCCTGTACAACAGCATCAGCAATTTGACCAACAGCTTGAAGGAAGAAATAGACATACACGAATTTAATAATAAGCTagatatatatcatatagccccctttttaaacattataagaaataataacattttttacaaaataaaattgaacgCTTTACATTCCTTGGACCACATATTAAAGTATAACAGTGGCTATTTCAATGAAAAGACGtatgatgaaaatatttcccaAAAACAGGAGTCGTACATCTCCATCGACAACGATCACGATGTGAGGAATAATCAGAATGGGCATTTAAATAAGAAGGCACTAAACGATGCACACGAAAATGGTCATCTCAAAGTGGGTGAAGAAAAGCATGATGATGGCGAGGTGCTGTCATCCAAGATGAGTGAAAAAATcccgaagaaaaaaaaatatcattttttttcaaaaaattataagttaaccaaaaaatttcctcataagaaggaagaaaaccccgattttttaattaacaaaGGGAATAACATCATTAACGTGAGCATAGAAACGTTACTGTGTGCACCTATCAACTACAACAATATTAACCATGAAGAAATTATACTCTACGACAccatcattttgtttaataatATACTGTGTAATGCCATCAAAGTTGTTGataggaaaaatattataaaaatcatttgctacatttttaaaatatacaagAATAATAAGTATTCCCTGTTGTTTAAGGGCAATTGTGAATCCATCttgaaaaacattttctaCATTGTAATGAATAATCTGACTAGTAGCGCGGGCAGCGCCAGTATGAGCAGCGTCATCAGCGCTGCTGCCAACGCACCGAGCAACGTCAGCACGAATGAGCCTAGCGATAGGTACGCAAACCATGCTAGCAGTGCTTGCATAAACCAATCGAGCAACGCGTGTGCAAACCAATCCAGCAACGCCTGCGCGAATGCCGCGGGCCTCCCAGATGACGACTTCATACACGATTTGTTAACCATCATTCTGATACTAATGAATAGCAACAAAAATAAGTTCGTCGAGGATTTGTTAAAAACGAAGGAGTGCATTGCCCTGTATAATGACTTgtttgaaaatgaaatttcgAACGACAATATGGAGTGCATTAATGTGCTCTCCTTCAGATTGCTGAACATTCTTCTGGAAACTTGCGGATACGCCCTGATAAACAAAAACTTTGACGCTCTGTCCCACATAATAAGGAGCCTATTTCTGCACATCACCTCATCGTCCTATATCCTCATGTGCAGGTCCATGAGGACctatataaacatttttatcctttataAGAAACACTTTTGCATTTACAACGAAgtgtttattaatatattattaagcATACTGAAGAAGAGCTCTTCCAAAAATGTTACAGAAACTGCCTTGCTAACTTTGTCCTATTTTTGTCTTGAAAATGTcctttttgaaatatattacaaCCATGATGTTAATTTGTACGCATCTGACCTGCTGGAAAATTTCATAAAAGCCGTACTCGATTTGtgcataaattttattcacAATACGACCATTATAAATGAAGTCATTTTTAAGATGGTAAAGAACATCTTGCACATAATAATCCCCTGCTTGGGAACTTGTGCCACCTCCTCAGCTGTGAGCAGCAACAGAAGTGGCAGCAACGTATTGAACGATCCGAACAGTCGAATGGGCGATATAGGCGGATACACAAATCAGCTCATAAGTGAATTCAGAAACGATTTATACGCAGATATTTTTGGCTATGTTATCCATTCTGGGAAAATCGAGTTGCTGAGAGGCACATCTGGAAGTAGAAACTGGAGGGAGAAGTTTCAcgagaagagaaaaatacaaaaaaaaaaaaaaaaacatctacTGAAGGATGAAAGTGGGGGCAATAAAAGCTCAACCGCGTTAGACTCCTCCAACGAATCCtccaaggggaaaaaaaaaaaagatgaagtgATTCAGCCAAAtgatggtaaaaaaaatcccGCTAAGCATGGAGAAGGCACCGAAAATGCTCCAGAAAAACaggaaccaaaaaaaagcaacatgAATGAACTGTACTCCCTCAACTTTCTCACATCAAGTAAGGACAAAAGGTATGTCCTCCtttgctccattttgcttttcgaACATGTTAAGGAGTCTATAAAAGTGGACTACATCAAAAATAAGGAACATttgatgaggaaaaaaaaaataagaaaagaaattttaaaaaaatcggcaaccatttttaacacactaaaaaataaatccatCGATGAGttaatcaaaatgaaaatgatcCAAACGGTGGACACCCTCAGTCAAGTGGATAGAAATGATTCTATTCTCGATTCGCTAATGGCAGATAAACATGAACAGCTCATTGTTCATTCGAACCAGTCTTATGATGAGAAGTCCCATGCCTCCAGGGAGATGGACGCAGACAAGTTTAACAGTGATAAAGCTCATGGAAAGCCGCATTTGGCTGCTTCCAAAAATAGTGACGATGGCGCAAGCCCCAAATCGCATAACCCCAGTGATGTGAGAAGTGCCGAGAAGGGACCCAACTCTGGTCGCAGCAACGTCCATTCTGCAATAGACCAATTCAATGGTGACTTAATAAAAGATGCAGCGGAACAGTTTGTTGAAGACCATACCGGTGAGGCACCACTAGGCAGCAGTTGTCCCAGTGGAGGGAGGGATAACAGCAACGTAAGGGACGAGAAGAGGGAGACCCACTCCCATGTCGAATTGTCAGGAGGCGAAAATGCAAACGTAAGTACGCGCGGAGGGGCGGGCTATGACGCCAACGCGGGGGAAACCCAAACGGCGGAGGTGCATTCGGATGACGTGCACCCCAGAAATGGAGAAAACGGTGTAGAGGCAGAAAGCGGGAAGCAGAGAAGGCCCAGCGATGCGAACAGGGCGGACGTTGCCCACACGGAGAACAGCGGCTCACAAAGTGTCACGAAACGAAACAGCGTTGTTAGTATCGCTCAAAGGAACCTGATGGAGGATCCACACTTTTTGAAGTCCATCGCGAAGTTTCTGAGGTATAACCCCTTTCTAGACAAAGAATTTGTGGGGGAATACATTTCgcacagaaaaaatataaacattttgaagagctACGTGCGACTGTTTGATTTTTGCAACTTGTCGCTACTCTCCTCGTTGAGACTGTTCTTGCACTGTTTCAAGTTACCAGGGGAAGCGCAGCTAATCGAGAGGATATTAGAACATTTCAgcttgtgttttttttattccaatCCGATTTGTGGAGACTTAGATAGGGTTTACCGCCAAGAGGGTGACAAAGTGGACTGCTTACTGAAGGATGAGGAGCTGGCCAACACGAAGAGGTACATCTTGATAGATTTCCTGAATGATAGTTCGCACGAAGGGGTGGGCAACAGCAACCGTAGTAATAACCAACCAGGTGAGAGCGGCGAACTGAAGGAGACAGATGGAGACGCACCGCGCGAGCGTAAAAGAGGCAGCCccgaaaagaagaagaaaaaaaaaaaaaacacctcgAAACGTAGCAATgtgcaggaaaaaattaatctaaAAAAAGACGTCGACATGCATGATTACATCCACAGAAATGTGCACTCCATTTCGAAGAAAATACAACTGATGAGCGAAGAGGAAGTGCAGAAGAAGTACGTGATTGTAGAAAACAGCGAcgttattttcatattaaccTATTCGATCATTATGTTAAACACAGATTTGCACAACAACCaggtgaagaacaaaatgaaattggaagagtttattaaaaacaacAGGGGAATAAATAACGGCAAAAATGTAGATAGAATATATTTGGAAAATCTCTACAACTGCATACTGCATGAAGAAATTAAGCTGTTCTCCAATACGCAGAGCTCCTACACAAATGATAATCAGTACTGGAAGTTGctcgaaaaaaggaaagagcaGTACAAAAACTATCATTCATTTAAGGCAAAGGAGGTATACTTCTACAAATTTGACATTAACAAATTGTTAATTAAGAATAATTTCATTCCgatttttttcgaaattttcaAACGTACCAGTGATTACAACTTGACAGAAAATTGCCTGAGCATATTCAAAATGGCCATAACAAATTTTGCCTACTACCATGatgtagaaaatataaataagctctgttatatatttagatacatcaatttttatttgacgCAAAAATCGCAGTCTTTACTGTACCTCTTATTTCATCTCATCAAAAGGTGCCACAATTTATTTCGAGACGGGTGggtaatatacataaatgttCTCTGCAAATTAATTACCATAGATTTAGTCCCCATTTTCTTTTACCCCCACATGTATATAAACAATACCCAATTTAATAACGACAAGGATTTCCTCCACAGAAtgtacaaaaagggaaactgCGTGGAGACGTATAATATCAACAAAAGCATAACAGAAATTTATCAGCACCCATTTTtgatattcaaaaaaaatattaaaaaaatgaacaagtcaAAATGGATTGACGAATTTAGCAGTATGTTCTTCTCCAGACATAGCAATAATGAAAATTCCAATTTGTCCATCATATTTAGGGAAAGCTATTCTGAGAAACTCGatgaagataaaaagaaaaagaaaaaaaaagacaaaacgCAGGAACATGCACATAGGGAAAAAAGCATATCTACAATTAGTGCAGAAATGAAGCAGATggatgaagaaaacgaagacgatgatgatgaacataatgatgatgaggaggaagaagaggataATGATGAAGATAACCTCAACCACATCTATGTGCATATTAAAGTGGATCCCAAAAATGTCGATAACAGCTCCATCATAGACAATGTCACAATTTATAAAAGATTAAAATTAGATATTTACAACTTTTTCACCATAAACGATTTTTACAACAATATGATTACCAATTTGAACATCACCAGTTTTGTGTATTTgatcaaaattttgatgaTCAAATGTTCAGTTACCAAGCACAGTGAACAGCACTACGCCAACCAGGGAAGCAGAACCGATCTGCATAACTCAAGCctaaaaatgcaaattatGGCCAACCACAACTATATGACAAATGATAAAAGCGCCGGAATTCATAACGCCCAAGAAAGTATTAATGACTCCAACCCAGTTTTAATAAACGCGGATAACTCCTTCGATTTGTTTTACAACACGAAGGAGAAACTGCTCACCTCACAAATGCTCTTTCacattatgtattttaaaattaactACACCTATGTGTTGTACAGCATGATATGCAGAATGGGCAGGAGGACCGCTACAAAGATATTCAAAGAGGGGGCGGCTCAACAGAAGTGTGGAAAAATGAGCTCTCCAATAAATTTACCTGTGGAGGAATCTCTAAGGGGACACACCCATAGGAGCGCGGCAAAGAACGAggatgatgaaaaaaaaaaaaaaaatcggtaTGACCTCACTTTGAATAATATCTACGACACGGACAATTCGACGAACGTCACGTCCAGCGACTCAGAATTCAGCGACATATCTAGcgactccttttttataagaaagAATGACCTAACTGCTGAAGAAAGTGGCACCCACGGAGATGGGGCTGAGCAGCTGAAGGGGGACTCCCAAGAAGAACGGGGCGAGCCGCGCAAACACAAGGACGAATTTGATAAGATTTACTCCTACGCCGTTGATGACGATGGCGGCAGTGAGGACGCCTGTGAGGATGCCTGTGACGAGGCCAGCTCGGGCGACAGCAGCGATTCGAGTTGCGACGAGCGTAACAACGTCCAAGCGGATTGCGAACCCCACACCGCGAAAATGCACACCGCAAATCCGCACACCGCGAACACCCACAGCGCGAGCGAAATGCTGCTCGAGGGCCCCAACCCGAGGAGCAACCCAAGCAAGGGCAGCCTAACGGATAAGGGAAAGGGGCTCCTGATGGACAAAATTAAGATAAACCTGTACACAAAAACGTACATTATGCACCTAAAAATTACCGTAATGAC CAGCATCTTTGTGAGCATTTATAACAGCATTTTTAAGGACTACCAAATGGAAGACATAAAATTTGTGGCGGAAGAGGACATCGCAAATGATCTCAATTTGTCCTACCAAATTTACGAGGAGAATTTCGAAAATATCGACAAAAAGTTGCATTacaaggaggaaaaggtaGCCATAAATGATATAGAAAAGAAcatatttcttataaaaattcCCAAGACGGATGCGGAAGAGGACTGGCTATTCATTGAGCAACTCATCATGAGCATCATCAATTTTTCGTACATCTGTTTTAGTATATACAAAGACGACAAGCAGAAGATgagcaaaaggggagcaagCAAATCGAGCAGTGTGCACATCTTCGCAGATAGTAACTACGCACAGCTTAGGGAAAAGAacagcaaattttttttcctctgtgGCATATACCTCATGTACATTTTACAGTTCCTGAAGAAGAATATTCTCTACCGATTCATCgacaaaataatttacatgcTGGAGAAAATCTCTAAAAACGTTTATGTAAACAGCTGCATCATTAACATCTACCTGCACATGTTGCAGCTCATCACGCCCAACAATATTCTGTACAAAAATACCAACAACACAAACATTTCGTTGAATGATAAagatatttacatttacattGAAAAGGCAACCATCTACACGGAAAGTATTAACAACATtattaacaataataatGTGCTGCTAAAAttgaacaattttaatatcgaaaatattattctctcccttctcccctatttgctatattttaataacaagaaggaagaaattaatgCACATATCGCCTCTATCAATTCAGAGTGCCTGCACATTATTTCgaacatatattataaaagtacTTACATGTATATGAACAACTCGAAGAGAACAaacaagggggaggaaacaGAGGGATCTtgccaaaatgaaaactaCAACTCCAGTTTGTGCAAAAAGTACAAGGACAATATCGCTTTTGAAAACATCATcgagttgaaaaaaatgtacatttttctgCTCATATGTTTTGTTCTGTCTCTGGCCTGCTCCTTCAGCTCCAAGAGAACCAGAAGTGAAGCCTACATAAAGCTGCAGCAGTTTCTGTTTAAtgagaattatatttttaaaaaggtgaaaaggcCCAGTGGGGACAATTCGGCGAGTGGCACCAACAACAAAAGCGAGAAAAATTCCAAACAGGACAAGTACGTATATAGGGATGAAAAGCTGATAGACTTGATAAGCAACTTTATCATCCTGCCCCTCATCACGTACAACTACTACTTCCCCTTTATATGCAAAAGTGCGCATGGGGGGGAGTCGGTCGAAAAGGGGGGTAGAAGTGGACCGAAAAGTGGAGCCAGCAGTGGAGCGAAGAGTGAATCGAACGGCGAATCGAACGGTGAAGCCAACCGCGAACCGAACGGCGAATCGAGCGAATCCCAGCGTGGCCAGCAGGAGCAGCGAAACGCAGCTGCGCACGCGAAGAGCAACTACTGCAAGGAAGCCCTGCTCAACTTCAACCTGCACAACAAAAGGAACAACGACATTTCGGACAAAATGTGGAAGCAAAACGAATACGAAAACTGCGGCTGCATTgttaattacaaaaatatagagACGGTGGATCAAGACCTAAACGTGCTAACCAATTTGTTCAACTATGCCAatgattattatatacacaCCATGCTGCATAAGCAGTATAATTACTACTTCAGCTACTTGTACGCCAAGAAAATGCTAAGCTACGACAACGTCTGCTACAGGAAAAGCATGAGCATAAGCTTCGTGAGCCACATCATTTTGTCCTTCCTGCATTCGCTCCTGAATTTCGCGGGGGATGGGTGCGAGCACAGCGATGAAGGAAAGAAGGGACTCCATAACGACCATTGCCAACCCAGTGAAGGCCAAAACGACTCTGCTTCACCGAATGATTGCAAAGAACCGAATGACGTCAACCTGTATGATTTGCTCTGCCTAAATCACGACAAGTCGTGCAATAAAATTGTCACCAAAACGGCATGTGAAAATAATTGCATCTTCTACTTTTTGAAGCATTTCTACCACGCGCTGCTAACGATTAAGGAAGAGgcgaagaaaattttaaatatttacaaagaGACCTTTATCgagaatattaaaaatattatctaCGTCTCATCGTCCTATGCGTTCTGCTTGAAGGACCATCATGTCAACTGCTTtaggcatataaaaaatggctattCTTTCCtaaatgaggaggagaagaagctctTAAAACCGTACAATCTGGAAGCTGCAGAAAAGGCGGAAAACCTACCCGAGTGCGACCAggaagtttttaaaaacatatcCAAATTGCAAGTCAACGTGAGGATTAGCATCGTCATCGTTTACTACATACTATACACAGATAACAACCAAAATgagcaatttaaaaatatcttcGAAGAGTTACTAAATGTGTTGTTGACCAAATATAGCGTTAAGTCAGAGGCACCAGACGGCGGTGCGGATCCCAGCGCGAAAGAGAAAACGGCAGGTGATCAAACGGATCAGCAGCCGGAGAATTTACCCAATGGCCCTGAGAAGAGCGAAGAAAATGCGGGCACGGCGGAGCCagataaaaaggaggaaccGTCTGACCAAAGGCCCGAAAAGGGCAACGGTGACGCAAACCTGCAGGAAAATCAACAGGCAAACCAACAGACAACCCCACAGACAAACCTACAGACGAGCgaacaaaatgaggaggccAAAAAGTAA